A stretch of DNA from Candidatus Kapaibacterium thiocyanatum:
GCGTTCAACCAAACGCGCAGCACACCCGTGGAAGTATGGTTCGAGCCGGGCAAGTTCCTGGTGAGCGAGGCAGGTACGTTCCTGGTGTCCGTGAACGTGATCAAGCAGACGACGGCGACGGTATTCGCCGGCGTCGATTCGGGTCTCAACCACCTGCTGCGTCCGACGCTCTACAACTCCTACCATCATATCGTGAACGTCAGCAATCCCGAAGGCACACCACGTATCTACACTGTCGTGGGCTATATCTGCGAAACCGATACGTTCGGATGGGATCGTAAACTCAATGAAGTTCGCGAAGGCGACATTCTCGCATTCAGGAATGCCGGTGCCTATGGCTACATGATGTCATCCAACTACAACTCGCGCTGCAGGCCTGCGGAAGTGATGGTACACGAAGGCAAGGCATCGCTGATCAGACGCCGTGAAACGCTGGATGATCAGTTGCGGACGCAGATCGACGTTCTGCCCTGACGTTGCGGCAGAAGTCGATCATCGAAGAAGGCCCTCACGGCCGGGGTCGGCCGGAAATACGTTCGATCGTCTCCCATTCCTGTTCCGATCCGGCAATGGATCGGCAGGAGGGAGCAGCGATCAATCTTCGGACTCAGGGCGCTTGCGACGGCTGCGCATCTTCCGTTCGGTAGGCTTCTTCTGTTCGGTGAAATCGGACTTGATGAACATCTCGGACGTATAGACCTTCGTACGTCGTTCGTCCGCCACTGCACGCTTCTTTACCGGCGGGAAACCTCCGTTACCGGCGGCACGGCTTCGCTTGGCTGGACCACCTGCCGCGCGGCCGCCGCCATAGCTGCGTCCACCGGCACGGTTGCCACGTCCACTACGGTCGTCGGGATATCCCGAAGCATACTGCGGATCGTAGTTGGGGTCGAACTGCGGATTGTACGGACGATTGGCGCCGCGTTGCTGCGGACGTGCATTCTTCTGCTGGCGACCACCAGGTCCTTGCGGGCGGCCTGCGGACTGGGAGCGTCCCGGTCCTGGTCCGCCTTGCGGGCGACGGCTTCCCCCTGCACTACCCTGCGGGCGGCCTGTCGATGCGGCCTTGCCGCCCTGACGTCCGCCACTGACTCCAGCTCCGGCCTGGGTACGTCCCTTGTTCTGCTGGGGGCGTCCTCCGCCCTGCGGACGGCCATTCCGGTCGGCACTCCGGCCATCCCTGTTGTCGCGGTTATCGCGACTGTCACGTCCGTAATCCTGTGGCGGGCGGCCTCGTTGCGGACGGTCTCCGCGGTTGCTGCGCTCACCCTGTTGACGACTTCCGGGACCACCGTTGCGGCCACCGCCTTCGTATCCATTCCTTTTTCCCTGAGCAGGGCCTCCGCCCTGTTGTGCACCGCGGCGTCCGTCACCCTGTCGGGAACGGCCTTCCTGCCGGTGCGGACGGTTGGGCGACTGGTCATACTGTGAAGGTCCGCCACCGAAGCCGGTACGCGGGTCGTAGGACGAGGGAGCTACGTAGGGATAACCGTCATCATCCATTTCCGGTTTGGTCGGTCGGGCCGGCCGGCCGTTGATCGGCCTTGATTCGTTCGTGAGAGGCTGCCGGGAATCGTTCCGGGCGTCACGACGCCGTCCCTGCTTGTTGTCCTTGCGCGGGCGGCCTTTTTGTTGAGGCATAGCGATATTGGTATGTTGTTGTGCGGCGGCCGCAGTGCCCTGAAAGCAGACCACGAACTCGCCCTTGAATGTCTTTTCCGTGAACTTTTCGGCCAGTGCCGCGGCCGTACCGTAATGATGCGATTCCGACGGCATGGTAAGGTTGCAGCCGACGTAGGTCGGGCGCTCCGGCATCACGACCGCCGCCGAAGACAGAAGCTGCCGTAGTCTGTACGGGGCTTCGAGCAGGATGACGGTCCTGGGTTCTGCTGACAATGCCCTGAGATCCTCGATCCGTTCTTCCTCGCCGCGCCGTACGAATCCTGCGAAGAGGAACGATGCCGTATCGAAGCCGCTGCGTACGATTGCGGTGAGGATACTCGACGCACCGGGGACGACTTCGATACCGATTCCTTCCTGCAGACATCTACGAACGAGGCTGTGTCCCGGATCGGCCAGCAGCGGCGTACCGGCATCACTGATGAGGGCGACCTGCCGGCCTTCACGAAGTTCGGCGACGACGTCGTCGATGGCATCGTCGTTCGAGTGTTCGTTCAGCAGCAGTAATGGTTTTTCGAGATCCAGCGTCCTCAGGAGGCGCTGGCCTTCCTTTTCCTCTTCACACACGACGGTATCGGCCGCGCCCAGAGCTTTGATCGCACGTAGGGTGATGTCGTCCGCATTCCCGATCGGAGTGGATACGATGAGGAGCGTTCCGCTCGCAGTCATATAGTGACGATGTCCCTTTTGGAGGGATCCGGCCTGGGATCCAGGCCCGACATTGTTGATTCTTGCAGGAGGGTATATCGCCGGTATCCGTCGGATGCTGGTTCAGGACTCAGCATCCCTGCGATCGAGAGAAACCTTACCGGCGCAACTGTTCACCAAAGATACGAAGAGAGCCGGCACCACCTGCAAGAAAAAATCGGATGCCCCGAGGGTGAGGCATCCGATATCACGACGAAGATCCGTGCTTCGTATTCTATTATTTCTTCCACTTGATGGTGCAGCCGATGGCCTTGGTGGAATTCATCGCCGGGCTCTTCCCTGCCAGCAGGGCGTCGACGGCAGCTTCCACGAACTTGTCTCCCGCAGCGGCAGCATCGTCGGGATTGTCATCGATCGCTCCGATGTATTCGACGGCCCATCCCGTGCGTACACGGTTCAGCACGAAGACGTGCGGCGTACGGCGTGCACCGTACTTGAGTGCCGTCTGCTGCGACTCGTCGAACACGTACGGGAACGGAAAGCTCTTCTCTTCCGCACGCACCTTCATCTTCTCGAAGGAATCCTCCGGAGAGACCTTGGGATCGTTGGGATTGATGGCGACGACGGGATAGCCCTTGGCAGCGTACTTCTTGTGCAGGTCGATGATGCGGTCTTCGTACTTCACCGAATACGGACAGTGGTTGCAGGTGAAGACGACGATCAGTCCCTTCGCTTCGAGAAACGAACGCGGGCCGACCATCCTGCCGTCGACATTCTTGAGCAGGAAGTCCGGAGCCTGGTCTCCTACCTTGACTCCATCGGGCAGATCGGCGGCCGTCGCCGATGGTACGGACATCACCAGCGACATCATGACGCCGAGCAGCATGGATGCGAACATCTTCATCGAAGTCCCTTCTGAAATGACTGAATGGTCTGTTGCAATTCCTTGTAGGTGAACTCACGCTCGTGGAAGGCGCGCTTGCCCGCCGCATGGTTCACGATGAGTGTGGCCGGAATGGCGCCGCTCCATGATGGATCGACCCTGTCGATCCACAGATGGGCCTTGGCCTCGTTGAGCAGGACGACGTCGGGATGCAGTCCACGGCGTACCACGAAGGGCTCTACCTTGTTCCCCAGATCCTTCGGGCTGTCAAGGCTGACGAGAATGACCTTGACCTTCGCCCCGTCGGCCTCCATGCTCCTGCTGACCTTGTCGAAGTGCGGGAGCTCGGCTACGCACGGCTTGCACCACGTCGCCCAGAAATTGATGACGAGCGTCGTGTCCCCGGCTGCCTCGATCCGGTCCTCGAGCTGCGACAGCGATATCGCCGGTACGGATGCACGCACGGCGACGATATGACAGAGGACCAGCACGACAATCAGCGATGGAATACGGCTCATGTTGTCCCTTGATGGTCGTGATCGACCGTACGATGACGGCTCGTCGTCGCACGATATTGTGTGTTCCCACACTGGAAATTGGAAAATCTCTGTATGTTGTATAGAAACAATGTGTTACCGAAAAATGACTCGGTTTTCCCGACAATTTTACTGACAGAAAAATATTTTTCGTTGATTGGGCCAATATACCAACCGGGGCACTACGACAAATCAAATAATGACCTGCCCATGATTGCGAATTTCCATATCATACCCTAGATACAGAGAACGAGCGTATTACACTAGTACGTCTGTTCCGGCACACTGCCCCTTCGCGCTTCTCGACACCTGCACTATTTCTTCAGTCTATCGAAATGTTCTTCCCGTAGACGGCGACCACTATCATTGTCGGCGAGCATTCGAGACATGTCGAAGTCGTTCCTGTCCACCAGCCACGATATATCCAGCCCCAATTCCAACAAGTCGGAAAGAAAGGTCGTGCTGATGTCCTTGCCATCCAGCCACCGATAGACCGTTGACTTGCTTACTTTCAAAGCATCAGCCATATCCTTGACTTGGCCACCATAGGCTACTTCAAGAAACATCCTCAGCTTCAGGGGAATTTTACTCGACATCAAAAAGTCCTTGCATTTACTTCCCCGGTTCTTATATCTTGCGCCATAGTTGCACACTTGCAACTATATTGCAGGTATGCAATCAGGTTTCGATTTCTGCAAATCTTTTGCAGCATGGCGAAGCTATGTCCAGACGAGACCACAATATACAGCAACAGCGAGCGAGGATTTACCATGCTCGACCATGAATTGATCGTCGTTGTTGAATGGCTCAGTCTGCCGCAATCTACACTACCCCTACCCCACTATCCCCTTTCACCCCGTGCGGACCAATCACAAGACATCGGAACCTCACCCGCACGGGGCGTTATGGGGCACATACAACCACTGACATCTCCCGCTTCCTTCAGCGCACTCCGTACCTGCGTCTGTCCCCAAGCAAGGTTCTCAGCATCACAGGGTGAACCGCGTACGTAGACTGGTTCGGCGTCGTACCAGTCAAGGTTCTGCTAAGGTGACGCATAGCTGGTCATGTGCTAGGTTGCGCCCGTACCGCTCACGGTCGTAGCCACCGATAGTACATACATGGCATGAATCGCTAGGGATGAGCGGCGTACCGTCTGGCCACACCATGCCGGACATGCACCGGGGAGAACGAAGCAATTCGGTGGCAGGGAGCCTGCAACGGGTTACCCTGCGGATATTTCCATCAATACTGTAGATTGGGAGTAGACATGCGAATGTTGACTACGATAGTATCCACTGGGGTGTGCGCGGGGCTTCTGGCCCTGTCGTCATTCCCCGCATGGGGACAAGAGCCCATCGACACGTCGCAGACGCGTACGATGACTGTTGTGTGGAAGAATGTCTTTGGCGGCTCGATGGGCGCACCCACGTTCTTTCCGAACTTCTGCGGACAAGAAGGCAGTGACATCTTGCTCATTGCTTCGACAAAACGGGGCGCGTTCTGGAAGACCCGCCCGAAACTGGATACGACAATATCCGTGGGAGCCTGGCCAGCACTGTATGCCAAGCCGATTGATTACGATGGTATTCCGCCTCATGAGTACATCAATCATAATGGTATCACCTTTCGGTGTGAGGGAACCGGAGACATCACGCAAATGGTCCCCATCGATACCATCGGCGCAGATTGTTGGGGAGGGGCAAATACTCTTCTAAATGCCGCCTACAGTGCCGACGTTGATGGAGACGGCTTCCTCGACGTCGTTGCGGACATTGCCGGCGATAACAAGACATGCCGTATCATCATGGGCGGCCCGCAGTCCGGCAAGGGCTGTGCGCGGGTCTTTCCCATCGACAGATTCGGTAGTAGGGACAACCGCTACGCCCAAGCTTTCTTCCGCTCGGCCACCGGGAAATGGCGCGTCGTCCAGCACGAGCGAAACGATAATGACTTATCGACATGGCTGGTCATCTACGACATGGACATCTTCCGGCAGGATGGTCGGGTGCAGTTCCGCGCTGTCAAGCGTGACTCTCTGCACGGCCCTTGCACGTCGCTCGACGACGATCCGTTGGGATTCAGCGCGTCGGTCGCAGACACGCTTGCGAAGAAGGACTGGCTTGTCATGTTCCATCGTCTCAGTACGACAGGACCGTGGGTGCTGGAGCGATTCGACATCACGAATGGGAAATTCATCTCGGTCGAGCAGGTAATACCAAAAGACGCTGGTCCGATAGCACATGACCTTGGCTATAGCCTCGGCACGGACCACCCCGTCGTTCGCATCAACGGTCTTTTCTTCTACGCCAACAATCTCCGCCAGCCGTTCGCACGATGGATTGTAAAGGGATCGGGACTACAGGGATTGGAAGGCATGACGGCCATCAATGACCAGACAGGTGACGGCGTACCGGACCTTGTCATGACAGGCGGCCCTGTAGACAATGGTGTTGTCGCTCTCTATACGCTTGACCCCGCCGTTTCCGTTGACGACGATCCCGTTCCTCCAAAGATCATGTCGTCTGCCCGCATGACAGGCGACGTCTTGGAACTCTCGCTGGTGCAACCAGCCTCCGTATCCGCTCATATCGTGGGCATCGAAGGGCGCGAAGCCGTCCTGCTTACGCAGCAGCAATATCCGGCAGGCATGAGCCGCATCGATCTAGCCCCCCTGCTTCGCACGTACCCGCGCGGAGCCTATTACCTGCGCGTTCGCATGGGCGACGCTCTCCACACCATCAACCTCATTCGGTAACGGGAGCATCCGTCATGAAGAACACTACACGCACCATCATGGTGCTGGCCGCCGCATTTGTATGTATCGCCAGCACGCTCACCGCACAGAACACCATCATTCCCGCGCCGCTTCAGTCGTACAAACCGAACTACTGGAACAGCGACGTCTTCTCCGCAAGCGTACCGACCTTTGCCCTTGGTCATCAGTGGGGCGGGGCTGCATTGGACAAGATCAACACGGCCTTCAAGATGAACGTAACGGGTGGGAACTGGGGCTACCTGCACCTCAACGAAAAGGAACTCTACAAACTCGGCAAGGGCTACAAGGACACGAACTATGTCGTATGGGCCGCGCCCCTCATGCACACGACGGAAGGGTGGATCGGCGAAATCTTCCGCGTCAACTGGTATGGAATGCGGTGGGAGCCTGCCGAGAATCCCGGTATCGATAACCGGGACTGGCAGGCGCGTGACGCCGACGCATGGCCGCTATCCTTCGGAGCCCGGCATCATGGCACGGTACCATCGTCGCCGAGTGACGTGAACTACCGCCGCTTCAAACTTGACCCTGCGGGAATGCCCTCGAATCCTGTGCGCGTTCTGGATTCCGTCGAGCCGAGGAATCTCATGCGCATGTGGTACTACGACGACCGCGTCCGCGCGAAGGTGAAGTGGGAGAACTACCTCGGCTTCAAGTTCGCCAAGGACAGCACGAACACAGGCGGCACATGGTCGTATACCTACTATGAGGATTCGACCGACGGCCGCAGGCTTCAGCTTGTCGTCAATCTTCGCCGTACGGACGCCACGGATACGATTCTTGATGATCAGCCCGTGGTGTCCATCACCGTCCCGTATCAACTGC
This window harbors:
- a CDS encoding 16S rRNA (cytidine(1402)-2'-O)-methyltransferase → MTASGTLLIVSTPIGNADDITLRAIKALGAADTVVCEEEKEGQRLLRTLDLEKPLLLLNEHSNDDAIDDVVAELREGRQVALISDAGTPLLADPGHSLVRRCLQEGIGIEVVPGASSILTAIVRSGFDTASFLFAGFVRRGEEERIEDLRALSAEPRTVILLEAPYRLRQLLSSAAVVMPERPTYVGCNLTMPSESHHYGTAAALAEKFTEKTFKGEFVVCFQGTAAAAQQHTNIAMPQQKGRPRKDNKQGRRRDARNDSRQPLTNESRPINGRPARPTKPEMDDDGYPYVAPSSYDPRTGFGGGPSQYDQSPNRPHRQEGRSRQGDGRRGAQQGGGPAQGKRNGYEGGGRNGGPGSRQQGERSNRGDRPQRGRPPQDYGRDSRDNRDNRDGRSADRNGRPQGGGRPQQNKGRTQAGAGVSGGRQGGKAASTGRPQGSAGGSRRPQGGPGPGRSQSAGRPQGPGGRQQKNARPQQRGANRPYNPQFDPNYDPQYASGYPDDRSGRGNRAGGRSYGGGRAAGGPAKRSRAAGNGGFPPVKKRAVADERRTKVYTSEMFIKSDFTEQKKPTERKMRSRRKRPESED
- a CDS encoding thioredoxin family protein produces the protein MKMFASMLLGVMMSLVMSVPSATAADLPDGVKVGDQAPDFLLKNVDGRMVGPRSFLEAKGLIVVFTCNHCPYSVKYEDRIIDLHKKYAAKGYPVVAINPNDPKVSPEDSFEKMKVRAEEKSFPFPYVFDESQQTALKYGARRTPHVFVLNRVRTGWAVEYIGAIDDNPDDAAAAGDKFVEAAVDALLAGKSPAMNSTKAIGCTIKWKK